A genome region from Hymenobacter tibetensis includes the following:
- a CDS encoding glycoside hydrolase family 88/105 protein has protein sequence MKRTSSRHLTVGLLGLTLLAGTPLLAQKAPAKTTPVKANDTTTPLHLLQPDYPVPYGKTKAEEVKQVLDRVYTYLDAATPAQLVDKQTNAVVSTSAKFNPNAVIKPGDFRLTSYEWGVTYSGMLLAGEVTGDKKYTAYTFDRLKFLSELAPYYKEFQNANPKAPTPMRGFMNPHALDDGGALTASMIKAQRAGLSADLRPLIDGFVNYIMTKEFRLTDGTLARNRPQPNTLWLDDMYMGIPALAQMGKLTGEKRYYDEVVKQYTQFSQRMFNQQKGLYMHGWVQEMSVHPEFHWARANGWALMTTVDILDVLPEDHPGRPAMLAQLKAHVKSLAALQAGSGFWHQLLDRNDSYLETSATAIYAYAIAHSINKGWLDTKAYGPMALLAWNAVSTKVNTKGQVEGTCVGTGMGFDPAFYYYRPVNVYAAHGYGPVILAGAEIIRLLKTHPSEINDSSVQITN, from the coding sequence ATGAAAAGAACTTCTTCTCGGCACCTGACAGTAGGTTTATTAGGATTAACTCTGCTGGCTGGCACGCCCTTGCTGGCCCAGAAAGCCCCGGCAAAAACGACCCCAGTAAAAGCCAACGACACCACCACGCCGCTGCACCTGTTGCAGCCGGATTATCCGGTGCCGTACGGCAAAACCAAGGCCGAGGAAGTGAAGCAGGTACTGGACCGAGTGTACACGTATTTGGATGCGGCCACGCCTGCCCAGCTGGTTGATAAGCAAACCAATGCCGTTGTTAGCACCAGTGCCAAGTTCAACCCCAACGCCGTTATCAAGCCCGGCGACTTCCGTCTAACCAGCTACGAATGGGGCGTTACGTACTCGGGCATGCTGCTGGCCGGCGAAGTAACCGGCGATAAGAAATACACTGCCTATACCTTCGACCGGCTTAAGTTTCTGTCGGAGCTGGCGCCGTACTACAAGGAGTTCCAAAACGCCAATCCGAAGGCGCCTACGCCCATGCGCGGCTTCATGAACCCGCACGCCCTCGATGATGGCGGGGCCCTAACGGCCTCCATGATCAAAGCCCAACGGGCCGGCCTGTCCGCCGATTTGCGCCCCCTAATCGACGGCTTCGTCAACTATATTATGACGAAGGAGTTTCGGTTGACGGATGGCACCTTGGCGCGCAACCGCCCGCAGCCCAACACGCTCTGGCTCGACGATATGTACATGGGCATTCCGGCCCTGGCGCAGATGGGCAAACTTACCGGTGAGAAGCGCTATTACGACGAAGTGGTGAAGCAGTACACGCAGTTTTCGCAGCGCATGTTCAACCAGCAAAAGGGGTTGTATATGCACGGCTGGGTGCAGGAAATGAGCGTGCACCCCGAGTTCCACTGGGCCCGGGCCAACGGGTGGGCCCTCATGACCACCGTTGACATTCTGGACGTGCTACCCGAAGACCACCCCGGCCGCCCTGCCATGCTAGCACAGCTAAAGGCCCACGTAAAAAGCCTAGCTGCGCTGCAAGCCGGCAGTGGCTTCTGGCACCAGCTCCTAGACCGCAACGATTCTTACCTAGAAACTTCGGCCACAGCCATCTACGCCTACGCCATTGCGCACAGCATCAACAAAGGCTGGCTCGACACTAAGGCTTACGGTCCCATGGCCCTATTGGCCTGGAATGCCGTGAGCACGAAAGTCAACACCAAAGGGCAAGTGGAAGGCACCTGCGTGGGCACCGGCATGGGCTTCGACCCGGCTTTCTACTACTACCGTCCCGTGAATGTGTACGCCGCCCACGGCTACGGCCCGGTTATCTTGGCGGGCGCCGAAATCATTCGTTTGCTGAAAACTCACCCCTCCGAAATCAACGACAGTTCCGTTCAGATAACCAACTAA
- a CDS encoding glycoside hydrolase family 43 protein, with translation MHRSTYRVAVRICTALGVFGLALAALPALAQQPVKKGEPLVFSYFKGNGEDGLHLAYSRDGYAWTSLKKDSTFLRPTVSKDKLMRDPCIIRGKDGLFHMVWTVSWNDKGIGYASSKDLVNWSAQQFVPVMQKEAEARNCWAPEITYDAATGAYVIYWATTIKGRFPETQSTADAAYNHRIYYVTTKDFKAYSDTKLLYEPGFNVIDATIQRDGKRYVMFLKDETREPAQKNLRVAFSNSITGPYSKASAPITGKYWAEGPTAVKFGNEWLVYFDKYTEHKYGAVQSSDLETWTDVSDKVQFPKGLRHGTVFPVTEKELNVLLKQ, from the coding sequence ATGCACAGAAGCACTTATCGAGTTGCCGTACGTATTTGCACCGCGCTAGGTGTTTTCGGGCTTGCCTTGGCTGCCCTGCCCGCGTTGGCGCAACAGCCAGTCAAGAAAGGAGAGCCGCTGGTGTTTTCCTACTTCAAAGGCAACGGCGAAGACGGTCTGCACCTCGCCTACAGCCGCGACGGATACGCTTGGACTTCCCTGAAAAAAGACAGCACCTTCCTGCGCCCCACCGTGTCGAAAGACAAGCTCATGCGCGACCCCTGCATCATCCGGGGCAAGGATGGTTTGTTTCACATGGTTTGGACTGTAAGCTGGAACGACAAAGGCATCGGTTATGCTAGCTCCAAAGACCTTGTCAACTGGAGTGCGCAGCAGTTTGTGCCCGTGATGCAAAAAGAGGCGGAAGCCCGCAACTGCTGGGCCCCAGAAATCACCTACGACGCTGCCACCGGCGCCTACGTCATCTACTGGGCGACCACCATCAAGGGCCGCTTTCCCGAAACCCAAAGCACCGCCGACGCGGCCTACAACCACCGCATCTACTATGTCACGACCAAGGACTTCAAGGCGTACTCCGATACCAAGCTGCTCTACGAACCCGGCTTCAACGTTATTGACGCCACCATTCAGCGCGACGGCAAGCGCTACGTGATGTTCCTGAAAGACGAAACCCGCGAGCCGGCTCAAAAGAACTTGCGCGTAGCATTCAGCAACAGCATTACGGGTCCGTACAGCAAAGCCTCCGCTCCCATCACCGGCAAGTATTGGGCGGAAGGCCCCACGGCTGTGAAGTTTGGCAACGAGTGGCTGGTGTATTTCGACAAATACACCGAGCACAAATACGGCGCGGTGCAATCCTCTGACCTTGAAACCTGGACCGACGTATCCGACAAAGTGCAGTTCCCCAAAGGCCTGCGCCACGGCACCGTTTTTCCGGTGACCGAGAAAGAACTTAATGTGCTATTGAAGCAATAG